A region of Myxococcus stipitatus DSM 14675 DNA encodes the following proteins:
- a CDS encoding DUF1444 family protein — protein MGFWKKLFGGGKDDAGSKEVVSPREYLLREVEAALAEDPSVEEVGRLKDDYGLHFTRDGESVQTFLDNLFAETRELSPEQRSQVIRRFLGAFAKTSDRQPTWEEVQSQLLPVVRAAAFGVMAPPADSPTRTLVARHTLPFLRELLVVDQPDASMYVQYEHLNEWGVSEEEAFVTAFANLASIRDVGVDLQEERPSPIWSVDSEDSYETSRLLLPGFLASFAGRVSGRPIAVIPTRSTLVIAGDQDAATVSRLCELGEREFDASARSISPALYTVDDAGRVVPYRRPGQDALALRIRRTHVRLAMGEYTAQKEFLDEQHEAKEVDLFVASYGALVREKDESPLSWCSWSDDVDALLPETDVVVLALGEEDLVPVPFSVVQRLAPGCLTRVPELWPVRYRTTAWPQPKVLEQLRAAAVDISTYEVP, from the coding sequence ATGGGGTTTTGGAAGAAGCTCTTTGGTGGTGGGAAGGACGACGCGGGCTCGAAGGAAGTGGTGAGCCCGCGTGAGTATCTGCTTCGCGAGGTGGAGGCCGCGCTGGCCGAAGACCCCTCGGTCGAAGAAGTGGGACGCCTGAAGGACGACTACGGCCTGCACTTCACGAGGGACGGCGAGTCCGTCCAGACGTTCCTCGACAACCTCTTCGCGGAGACCCGCGAGCTGTCCCCCGAGCAGCGCTCACAGGTCATCCGCCGCTTCCTCGGCGCCTTCGCGAAGACGAGTGACCGGCAGCCCACGTGGGAAGAGGTGCAGTCCCAATTGCTGCCCGTGGTGCGCGCGGCCGCGTTCGGCGTGATGGCACCTCCGGCGGACTCGCCCACGCGCACGCTGGTGGCGCGCCACACCCTCCCGTTCCTGCGCGAGCTGCTGGTGGTGGATCAGCCCGACGCGTCCATGTATGTGCAGTACGAACACCTGAACGAGTGGGGCGTCTCCGAGGAGGAGGCCTTCGTCACCGCCTTCGCCAACCTCGCGAGCATCCGGGACGTGGGCGTGGACCTCCAGGAGGAGCGGCCCAGTCCCATCTGGTCCGTCGACTCGGAGGACTCGTATGAGACGTCGCGGCTGCTGCTGCCGGGCTTCCTCGCGTCCTTCGCGGGCCGCGTGTCGGGGCGCCCCATCGCCGTCATCCCCACGCGCTCCACGCTGGTCATCGCCGGAGACCAGGACGCCGCCACGGTGAGCCGGCTGTGCGAGCTGGGCGAGCGCGAGTTCGACGCCAGCGCGCGCAGCATCTCCCCCGCGCTCTACACCGTGGACGACGCGGGCCGCGTGGTGCCCTACCGCAGGCCCGGCCAGGACGCGCTCGCGCTGCGCATCCGCCGCACGCACGTGCGCCTGGCCATGGGTGAGTACACCGCCCAGAAGGAGTTCCTGGACGAGCAGCACGAGGCGAAGGAGGTGGACCTGTTCGTCGCCAGCTACGGCGCGCTGGTCCGCGAGAAGGACGAGTCGCCGCTGTCCTGGTGCAGTTGGAGCGATGACGTGGACGCGCTCCTGCCGGAGACGGACGTCGTCGTCCTGGCCCTGGGCGAGGAGGACCTCGTCCCCGTGCCCTTCTCCGTCGTGCAGCGCCTGGCCCCTGGTTGCCTCACGCGGGTGCCGGAGCTGTGGCCGGTGCGCTACCGCACCACGGCGTGGCCCCAGCCGAAGGTGCTCGAGCAGCTGCGCGCGGCGGCCGTGGACATCTCGACGTACGAAGTTCCCTGA
- a CDS encoding endonuclease V → MAPAEGARAAARGGRGHLDVRSSLTFSERTMLACLDVDYRSEVTVAACVVFRDWTDAAEAAHHVERGPPAESYEPGQFYRRELPHLLKVLARVPETLEAIVVDGYVWLGEEKPGLGAHLYEALGRAVPVIGVAKTAFHSSNNAVPVLRGQSQRPLFVTAVGLSPTAAAAHIQRMHGDARRPTLLGRVDRLCREA, encoded by the coding sequence GTGGCCCCAGCCGAAGGTGCTCGAGCAGCTGCGCGCGGCGGCCGTGGACATCTCGACGTACGAAGTTCCCTGACCTTCTCGGAGCGGACGATGCTCGCGTGCTTGGACGTGGACTACCGCTCGGAGGTCACCGTCGCCGCCTGTGTCGTGTTCCGCGACTGGACGGACGCCGCCGAGGCCGCGCACCACGTGGAGCGCGGACCTCCGGCCGAGTCCTATGAGCCGGGGCAGTTCTACCGCCGGGAGCTGCCCCACCTGCTGAAGGTGCTGGCCCGGGTGCCCGAGACACTGGAGGCCATCGTCGTGGATGGCTATGTGTGGCTGGGTGAGGAGAAGCCCGGCCTGGGCGCCCACCTGTACGAGGCCCTGGGCCGCGCGGTGCCCGTCATCGGTGTGGCGAAGACGGCCTTCCACTCCAGCAACAACGCCGTCCCCGTGCTGCGAGGCCAGAGCCAGCGCCCCCTCTTCGTCACCGCCGTGGGCCTGAGCCCCACCGCCGCCGCGGCGCACATCCAGCGCATGCACGGCGACGCGCGCAGGCCCACGCTGCTGGGCCGCGTGGACCGGCTGTGCCGCGAGGCGTGA
- a CDS encoding beta-propeller domain-containing protein, with protein sequence MRPPRLQRRQVLSGLLLVLVISACPDQKRPLTRAEVEAITFTRLERFGTEQAFDFHLELLERIRDSLWSGGGPVLGCGGASGDEGGLAPEPPAQDPSITHNQESGVDEGDIVKAVGDWFVVLRRGRLFTVRQVEGALQPVAQVAAYPVGFASSTWYDEMLVFGRRIVVVGYSYTLRSTEVGLFRLDDAGGLTHEGTHFIGSGDYYSARGYASRLVNGTLVFYMPVILSGQRGLPPELPRVRSWLSGVGFSAWNPVLSRMDIYKPLQTTLWPMLHTVVRCDLNAPAFSCTASALMGPHGQTFYVSREAVYVWVSPGFESWTVEGEKYDPERVRDSVVYRMPLDGGEPSALRTRGSPTDAFSLRENADGHLDALLVAQAGKWGRELSQVDGPMALMRAPLADFSQELAPFRPEHFTVLPGPSQGLRQNRFVGNHVLWGSGEAKDAWSTTPGEQTVWVTDLRSPREVHRLSLGHTVLRLEALGPQGALVVGEDPAGLHLTSLALGDGGPERRGYFRHQGSTQGETRSHGFFFKAGADGGGVLGLPLRLQGEQWRHLTYGSAEVSFMRVDPDLRLTNLGALRASETSPVYDACSTSCVDWYGNARPIFYRDRVFALMGYELLEARVTGSAVEESFRVSYLQPAR encoded by the coding sequence ATGCGTCCCCCACGCCTCCAGCGCCGCCAGGTCCTCTCGGGCCTGTTGCTCGTCCTCGTCATCTCCGCGTGTCCCGACCAGAAGCGGCCGCTCACGCGCGCGGAGGTGGAGGCCATCACCTTCACGCGGCTGGAGCGCTTCGGGACGGAGCAGGCGTTCGACTTCCACCTGGAATTGCTGGAGCGGATTCGGGACAGCCTGTGGTCGGGCGGTGGCCCCGTCCTGGGCTGCGGCGGCGCGAGCGGCGATGAAGGGGGGCTCGCACCGGAACCTCCCGCGCAGGACCCGTCCATCACGCACAACCAGGAGTCCGGCGTCGACGAGGGTGACATCGTCAAGGCGGTGGGTGACTGGTTCGTCGTCCTGCGCCGAGGCCGGCTCTTCACCGTGCGACAGGTGGAAGGCGCGTTGCAGCCGGTGGCCCAGGTCGCCGCGTATCCAGTGGGGTTCGCCAGCAGCACCTGGTACGACGAGATGCTGGTGTTCGGCCGCCGCATCGTCGTCGTGGGCTACAGCTACACCTTGAGGTCGACGGAGGTGGGCCTCTTCCGCCTCGACGACGCGGGGGGGCTGACCCATGAGGGCACGCACTTCATCGGCTCCGGCGACTACTACTCGGCACGGGGCTACGCGAGCCGGCTGGTGAATGGCACGCTGGTCTTCTACATGCCCGTCATCCTCTCGGGCCAGCGGGGCCTGCCGCCGGAGCTGCCCAGGGTGCGCTCGTGGCTGAGCGGCGTCGGGTTCTCCGCGTGGAACCCCGTGCTCTCGCGGATGGACATCTACAAACCCTTGCAGACCACCTTGTGGCCCATGTTGCACACGGTGGTGCGGTGCGACCTGAACGCGCCGGCCTTCTCGTGCACGGCGAGCGCGCTGATGGGGCCTCACGGGCAGACTTTCTACGTGTCGCGCGAAGCGGTGTACGTCTGGGTCTCTCCGGGCTTCGAGTCGTGGACCGTCGAGGGCGAGAAGTATGACCCGGAGCGGGTTCGCGACTCGGTGGTGTACCGGATGCCGCTGGACGGGGGGGAGCCCTCCGCCCTGCGCACGCGAGGCAGCCCGACGGATGCCTTCTCCCTGCGGGAGAACGCGGACGGACACCTGGATGCGCTGCTCGTGGCCCAGGCCGGGAAGTGGGGACGGGAGCTGTCCCAGGTCGATGGGCCCATGGCCTTGATGCGCGCGCCGCTCGCGGACTTCTCCCAGGAGCTGGCGCCGTTCCGGCCGGAGCACTTCACCGTGCTGCCGGGCCCCTCGCAGGGCCTCCGGCAGAATCGCTTCGTGGGCAACCACGTGCTGTGGGGCTCGGGTGAGGCGAAGGATGCGTGGAGCACGACTCCGGGCGAGCAGACGGTCTGGGTGACGGACCTGCGCTCGCCGCGTGAAGTGCACCGGCTCTCGCTGGGGCACACGGTGCTTCGGCTGGAGGCGCTGGGCCCCCAGGGGGCGCTCGTGGTGGGCGAGGACCCGGCGGGCCTGCACCTCACCTCGCTGGCGCTGGGGGACGGCGGGCCCGAGCGGCGCGGCTACTTCCGGCACCAGGGCTCGACGCAAGGCGAGACGCGCAGCCATGGCTTCTTCTTCAAGGCGGGGGCGGACGGGGGCGGTGTGCTGGGACTGCCCTTGAGGCTCCAGGGTGAGCAGTGGAGACACCTGACCTACGGCTCGGCGGAGGTGTCCTTCATGCGCGTGGACCCGGACTTGCGGCTGACGAACCTGGGGGCGCTGAGGGCCTCGGAGACCTCGCCGGTCTACGACGCTTGCAGCACGTCGTGCGTGGACTGGTACGGCAATGCGCGCCCCATCTTCTACCGGGACCGCGTGTTCGCGCTGATGGGCTACGAGCTGCTGGAGGCGCGTGTCACCGGGAGCGCGGTGGAGGAGTCCTTCCGCGTGTCGTATCTGCAACCGGCGCGCTGA
- a CDS encoding DUF2203 domain-containing protein produces MRYFNVDEANRLVPLLSRTFEHIRPWVERVQQLVETLGTPEGKALANHEALREERDALLEKVRLELREFHEMGLEIKGAQGLVDFRAHRGEEPVYLCWRLGEPAVSHWHGMYDGFSGRRPIDSPDEFAPTYLS; encoded by the coding sequence ATGCGCTACTTCAACGTGGACGAGGCGAACCGGCTGGTGCCGCTCCTGAGCCGAACCTTCGAGCACATCCGCCCGTGGGTGGAGCGCGTGCAGCAACTGGTGGAGACGCTCGGCACTCCCGAGGGCAAGGCCCTGGCGAACCACGAGGCGCTGCGCGAGGAGCGCGACGCGCTGCTGGAGAAGGTGCGCCTGGAGCTGCGTGAGTTCCACGAGATGGGGCTGGAGATCAAAGGGGCGCAGGGGCTCGTCGACTTCCGGGCGCACCGGGGAGAGGAGCCGGTGTACCTGTGCTGGAGACTGGGTGAGCCCGCTGTGTCTCACTGGCATGGGATGTATGACGGCTTCTCGGGACGCCGCCCCATCGACAGCCCGGATGAGTTCGCTCCTACCTATCTGAGCTGA
- a CDS encoding NmrA/HSCARG family protein, whose translation MPRAHFLSVLVAGATGLQGGTVARHLRQRGHRVVGYVRSADSPAARELEALGVELAVGDFDDLPSLTRAAEGVDAFYAVATPFESGVDAEIRHGMNQVDAARMAEVKHFVYSSVAGADRLTGIPHFDSKHRVELHVRRSGLPFTILGPTFFMENFNSPMFEEGLKAGVLALGLPPTHGLQMVAMEDLGALATRVLEDAERHMDRRIDVASDEVTGQQAAGLLSMVSGHRIHFEQIPLDYIRERSEDLAAMYEWLDRVGYHANTVTLRNDYPDVRWSTFEDWARRQDWSGLTSPAWPHAAAEPTPPPAGQ comes from the coding sequence ATGCCCAGGGCCCACTTCCTTTCCGTGCTCGTCGCCGGAGCCACCGGCCTGCAAGGCGGCACCGTGGCGCGCCACCTCCGACAGCGAGGCCACCGCGTCGTCGGCTACGTCCGCAGCGCGGACTCCCCCGCCGCCCGAGAGCTCGAGGCCCTGGGCGTCGAGCTCGCCGTCGGCGACTTCGACGACCTCCCCTCCCTCACCCGCGCCGCGGAGGGCGTCGACGCCTTCTACGCCGTCGCCACCCCCTTCGAGTCGGGCGTCGACGCCGAAATCCGCCACGGCATGAACCAGGTGGACGCCGCTCGCATGGCCGAGGTGAAGCACTTCGTCTACTCGTCCGTCGCCGGCGCGGACCGCCTCACCGGCATCCCCCACTTCGACAGCAAGCACCGCGTCGAACTCCACGTGCGCCGCAGCGGCCTGCCCTTCACCATCCTCGGCCCCACCTTCTTCATGGAGAACTTCAACAGCCCCATGTTCGAGGAAGGACTCAAGGCCGGGGTCCTCGCGCTCGGCCTGCCTCCCACCCACGGCCTCCAGATGGTGGCCATGGAGGACCTGGGCGCGCTCGCCACCCGCGTCCTCGAGGACGCCGAGCGCCACATGGACCGCCGCATCGACGTCGCCTCCGACGAAGTCACGGGCCAACAGGCCGCCGGCCTGCTCTCCATGGTGAGCGGCCACCGCATCCACTTCGAACAAATCCCCCTCGACTACATCCGAGAGCGCAGCGAGGACCTCGCCGCCATGTACGAATGGCTGGACCGCGTGGGCTACCACGCGAACACCGTGACGCTGCGCAACGACTACCCCGACGTGCGCTGGAGCACCTTCGAGGACTGGGCCCGGCGACAGGACTGGAGCGGACTCACCTCGCCCGCCTGGCCTCACGCCGCCGCGGAGCCCACGCCTCCGCCTGCCGGACAATGA
- a CDS encoding YgaP-like transmembrane domain — MIVGFMASRAGRWLRIVTGSCLVLGGLRAGSSRGAALALLGLGPVVTGLLDVVPLGPLFGFSLRGEDIRRELGMPREASLLNGHHRRPLSVTLH; from the coding sequence ATGATTGTTGGCTTCATGGCATCGCGAGCGGGGCGGTGGCTGCGAATCGTGACGGGCTCCTGTCTGGTGTTGGGCGGGCTGCGCGCGGGGTCGTCTCGAGGCGCCGCCCTGGCCCTGCTGGGCCTGGGCCCTGTCGTGACGGGCCTCCTGGACGTGGTGCCGCTGGGGCCGCTGTTCGGCTTCTCCCTGCGCGGGGAGGACATCCGCCGCGAGCTGGGGATGCCGCGCGAGGCGTCGCTGCTCAATGGCCATCACCGACGCCCCTTGTCGGTGACCTTGCACTGA
- a CDS encoding ornithine cyclodeaminase family protein, whose protein sequence is MRTLLLTRSDVSRNLQALTLLEDMRDAFRSDALARTVAPQRVRAPLHAEGTALVLFPGALPDVPAYTVKTHSKFPARTPAIQGVLHLNDAATGELLAVMDSGHLTAVRTGVVGALAADVLARQDASRVALIGAGAQAVMQLKSLRLVRSLSHVRVFDTDAARAFAFCARMYQELNMPVRQADSVAEAVEDADLVITATWSREPFLFPGMVRPGTHITTLGADEPGKVEVSAELLSQSRVFCDHRGLALAGGAVGNVGLGEDAIHAELGEVIAGRKPGRRSDDEVTVFTSVGLPFQDLAAAWHVYQAAKGDDAISGLDFGG, encoded by the coding sequence ATGCGCACCCTTCTGTTGACCCGTTCCGATGTGTCTCGCAACCTCCAGGCGCTCACCCTGTTGGAGGACATGCGGGACGCCTTCCGCTCCGACGCCCTGGCGCGCACGGTGGCACCTCAGCGCGTCCGCGCGCCCCTGCACGCGGAGGGCACCGCGCTGGTGCTCTTCCCCGGCGCGCTGCCGGACGTCCCCGCGTACACGGTGAAGACCCACTCGAAGTTCCCCGCGAGGACGCCGGCCATCCAGGGGGTGCTGCACCTGAACGACGCGGCCACCGGGGAATTGCTCGCGGTGATGGACTCCGGGCACCTGACGGCGGTGCGCACGGGCGTGGTGGGCGCGCTGGCCGCGGACGTGCTGGCGCGTCAGGACGCGAGCCGCGTGGCGCTCATCGGCGCGGGCGCGCAGGCGGTGATGCAGCTCAAGTCCCTGCGGCTGGTGCGCTCGCTGTCGCACGTGCGGGTGTTCGACACGGACGCGGCGCGGGCCTTCGCCTTCTGCGCGCGCATGTACCAGGAGCTGAACATGCCGGTGCGCCAGGCGGACTCGGTGGCGGAGGCGGTGGAGGACGCGGACCTCGTCATCACCGCGACGTGGAGCCGCGAGCCCTTCCTGTTCCCGGGCATGGTGCGGCCCGGCACGCACATCACCACGCTGGGCGCGGACGAGCCGGGCAAGGTGGAGGTCTCCGCGGAGCTCTTGAGCCAGTCGCGTGTCTTCTGCGACCACCGGGGCCTGGCGCTCGCGGGAGGGGCCGTGGGCAACGTGGGGCTGGGCGAGGACGCCATCCACGCGGAGCTGGGCGAGGTGATTGCCGGCAGGAAGCCCGGGCGGCGCTCCGATGACGAGGTGACGGTGTTCACCTCGGTGGGGCTGCCCTTCCAGGACCTGGCCGCCGCGTGGCACGTGTACCAGGCGGCGAAGGGGGACGACGCCATCAGCGGCCTGGACTTCGGAGGCTGA